The Leptospira saintgironsiae genome contains the following window.
ATAATGTTAGTTCTTATTCTTCCTTATCTTGCATATGCTGCATGGCAAGGAAGCCTTCCGTATCCTTGGTGGATTGTAATTCCTTATGCAGGGCTTGTTGCCTATGCAAATGATCGTTTTGTTTTAGTATTAAAAAAGTTAATCGCTCGTAAGAGACCGTTAGTGACTGTAGCGGGAAAAGTAGATCAAAACCCGGACATGAAACATTCATTTCCTTCTGCTCATGCATCTAACTCGATGACAGCAGCATTGATCTTAGTGTTCTTGTTCAGTTTTCCGGAATGGTTTTTGGTGCTAAGTCTTTTGGCAGGGATCGGTAGATTATTATCTCTGCATCATTTTCCCTCCGATGTGCTCGGAGGGTGGTTGATAGGAACCTGTTTCGGGACCTTAGGCCTTTTTCTTGGCCGTTGGCTTCTTCCCTTCTTGTTTGGAACCACCTAAGGCATCCAAAGTAAGTTTGTGACGGATCTCTCCTTCGTGAGTGATCGTCGTAGAAGCGATAACTTCGTCATTCAAGTCAAAGTTAACCTTCTTCTCTTTAACTAGTAGTTTCAGATAATTTAAAACGTTCTTAGCGAACATTCTAGAAGCATCTGAAGGAAGAGAACCTGCCAGGTTTTGGTGACCAACTACGGAAACTCCGTTTTTAGTTAATACAACCTTACCATGTTGAGTGTACTCACAGTTTCCTCCGTTTGGAGAAGCAAGGTCCACTACTACGGATCCAGCTTTCATTTTATCTACGATCTTTTTAGTGATAATGATAGGAGCTTTTCTTCCTGGGATCAAAGCTGTAGTAATGATCACGTCCGCTTTAGCTGCGAATTTTTCGATCGCTTCTTGCTGGCGTTTTTTATACTCTTCAGTTTGTTCTACAGCGTAACCGCCCGCTGCTGCGGAGTGAGTTGCACCTTCGACTTCAACGAATTTAGCGCCAAGAGATTGAACTTGCTCTTTTACTTCAGGGCGTGTATCAAATACGTCTACTACTGCACCTAATCTTCTGGAACTTGCAATTGCTTGTAAACCTGCAACACCAGCACCAATAATAAGTACAGAAGCTGGA
Protein-coding sequences here:
- a CDS encoding phosphatase PAP2 family protein — protein: MFIREKIHTPLLNRTLSRINRGEIMLVLILPYLAYAAWQGSLPYPWWIVIPYAGLVAYANDRFVLVLKKLIARKRPLVTVAGKVDQNPDMKHSFPSAHASNSMTAALILVFLFSFPEWFLVLSLLAGIGRLLSLHHFPSDVLGGWLIGTCFGTLGLFLGRWLLPFLFGTT
- a CDS encoding Re/Si-specific NAD(P)(+) transhydrogenase subunit alpha, yielding MNIGVLKEAKEETRVAVTPDVVDAFKKIGASVIIEKGAGEGSFFSDEDYKKAGATIQSRADVLKKSDIVVSIHLADGASLSKIKKGAFYLGMFQPAVNPQVIKKLAAGKVTVLSLDAIARITRAQSMDVLSSQATVAGYKAVLIASTHLTRFFPMLTTAAGTITPASVLIIGAGVAGLQAIASSRRLGAVVDVFDTRPEVKEQVQSLGAKFVEVEGATHSAAAGGYAVEQTEEYKKRQQEAIEKFAAKADVIITTALIPGRKAPIIITKKIVDKMKAGSVVVDLASPNGGNCEYTQHGKVVLTKNGVSVVGHQNLAGSLPSDASRMFAKNVLNYLKLLVKEKKVNFDLNDEVIASTTITHEGEIRHKLTLDALGGSKQEGKKPTAKKKA